A genome region from Triticum aestivum cultivar Chinese Spring chromosome 2B, IWGSC CS RefSeq v2.1, whole genome shotgun sequence includes the following:
- the LOC123040107 gene encoding uncharacterized acetyltransferase At3g50280-like, whose protein sequence is MEGRGVQIVSRRMLKPDYQTSSLPGEPETVHLTPWDLRRITVDYIQKGVVLPKPPAGAHAVEHLASSFARAVGRFYPLAGRFTVAPGATDDDGAPSPRPSLTISLRCGDEGAEFVHAVAPGVAVADIAGPLHVIPRVVWSFFPLSGMLGADAIVDPGRPVLAAQVTELADGLVVAMSLNHGAADGTTFWDLFNAWSDISRSRAAANGDISTVAPPPKRWFLDGCTVPIPLPFARVEDIARRFEYPPVQECSLRFSSESVKKLKAKANAEMATGTATISSLQAVLAHLWRAMCRARGLAPDQETTCALPVGCRTRVKGMLQGYLGNAVTRVAGRSTVGEILGDGRLGWAAWLLNQAVAAVDEASVKDELAAWAANPGFKYLSEYGRFPPAAMVVTGSPRFDVYGNDFGWGRPVAVRSGAGNKVDGMVTVYEGGEGAGSMELEVCVARDALARLVADEELMDAVVGEGRRTDPQW, encoded by the coding sequence ATGGAAGGCCGCGGAGTCCAGATCGTATCTCGGCGTATGCTCAAGCCAGATTATCAAACGAGCTCCCTGCCGGGGGAGCCTGAGACCGTCCACCTGACGCCATGGGACCTGCGGCGGATCACGGTGGACTACATCCAGAAGGGGGTCGTCCTGCCCAAGCCTCCTGCCGGCGCACACGCAGTCGAACACCTCGCGTCGTCCTTCGCGCGCGCCGTGGGCCGCTTCTACCCCCTCGCCGGCCGCTTCACCGTCGCGCCGGGGGCCACCGACGACGACGGGGCGCCGTCACCTCGGCCGAGCTTGACGATCTCGCTCCGCTGCGGCGACGAAGGCGCCGAGTTCGTCCACGCCGTGGCGCCCGGGGTGGCTGTCGCCGACATCGCCGGCCCGCTTCACGTCATCCCACGGGTGGTGTGGTCCTTCTTCCCTCTCAGCGGGATGCTCGGCGCCGACGCCATCGTCGACCCCGGCCGGCCGGTCCTGGCCGCGCAGGTCACGGAGCTCGCCGATGGCCTCGTGGTCGCCATGTCGCTGAACCACGGCGCCGCCGACGGGACCACGTTCTGGGACCTGTTCAACGCATGGTCGGATATcagccggagccgcgccgccgccaacGGAGACATCTCCACGGTGGCCCCACCTCCTAAGAGATGGTTCCTCGACGGCTGCACCGTGCCGATCCCTCTCCCCTTTGCCAGGGTGGAGGACATCGCCAGGCGGTTCGAGTACCCGCCGGTGCAGGAATGCTCGCTCCGTTTCTCGTCGGAGAGCGTGAAGAAGCTGAAGGCGAAAGCGAACGCTGAGATGGCCACCGGCACAGCCACCATCTCCTCCTTGCAAGCCGTGCTTGCACATCTATGGCGAGCAATGTGTCGGGCCCGTGGGCTCGCGCCGGACCAGGAGACGACGTGCGCGCTCCCCGTGGGATGCCGGACACGCGTGAAGGGCATGTTGCAGGGTTATCTGGGCAACGCGGTGACGCGAGTCGCAGGCAGGTCCACCGTCGGCGAGATACTGGGCGatggccggctgggctgggcggcGTGGCTTTTGAACCAGGCCGTGGCTGCTGTCGACGAGGCGAGCGTGAAGGACGAGCTCGCGGCGTGGGCTGCTAACCCCGGCTTCAAGTACTTGTCCGAGTACGGCCGATTTCCTCCTGCGGCGATGGTGGTCACCGGATCGCCGCGGTTCGACGTGTACGGCAACGACTTCGGGTGGGGCAGGCCGGTAGCCGTCCGGAGCGGCGCCGGGAACAAGGTGGACGGGATGGTCACGGTTTACGAGGGCGGCGAAGGGGCAGGGAGCATGGAGCTGGAGGTGTGCGTCGCCCGTGATGCGCTCGCCAGGCTAGTCGCCGACGAAGAGCTGATGGACGCGGTGGTAGGAGAGGGTCGACGTACTGATCCGCAGTGGTAG